The DNA region GAGGTTGAAAAATCACAACAGGGATCTTTCCTTTGTAAGTCTCACTTAAAAGATAAAGTTGGTCATGTATCACACAACAGTGtctaaattgatgaagtgaatttggaattggaaaattgatttgaaatacTGATGtaccaatatattttttcaggtAAAAATGAAGTCCATGTTTGCTATTGGATTTGCATTTACAGCTCTACTTAGTATGTTTAACTCAATGTAAGTACTTACTTACTTATTACCCTTTTAACTTATCATTTACCATTTTTACTACTTAACAAGATTatgttcttttatttatttgtcaCTTTTACTTTGGTGTctgaaatattgttttgttttcaattgaTTCGGTTGGGTTTTACAATGTGTCATCAttcaaaacaattatttgattttctttcaaattgatGGACATGGTcgtaaaataatgtttaattcaagtttgttctcATTTTATcattcaacatgaaaaattaaatgttctagactctatttaaaaatgttatgagtACTTGAATGTTATTTACAGATTTGATGGTCGAGTGGTAGCCAAAATGCCCTTTGTTCCAATAAGTCTACTGCAAGGAATTTCCCATCGGAACTTAGGCGGAGATGATTACTCCGATTGCTCATTCATCTTCTTGTATATCCTGTGCACTATGTCAATCAGACAGGTGAGTGTGGCTATGATTGCATCTTTATGAAATGTAATCTTAAAAACTTATCCTCAAGaactatttaaaatttgtatccATAGCAGGTATATGTAATTTATCAGTATCtgaattaaatatcaaatttacttattaataatttgattttctgCTAAGttacatttaattattaaaacaatgatTGTTAAGttacttattaataaattaattttctgcTTATTTACTTTTTCGCACTGcatttataaattgatttttctgcTATTAAgttacttttattttatatgaataatcTGATTTTCTGCTAATTCAAGTTACTGTGTTCCTTGCAGAATGTCCAGAAACTTCTTGGACTGGCTCCATCCAGAGCAGCGAGTAAACAGGGAGGGGGTCTGTTTGCCACCCCTGGTCAGCTAAACACCAGATAAACTATCTTATCACTGGAAGATGGGCATTGAATTATAGTGCAATGAAATTTGTAATATGTGTATAATTTTGAACTCTCACGAATTCATCatcataaataaagaaatatcaaagATTTGAATATCTCTCtttgtttttgaatttcttgTCTGTAAGTTAGAGTCTGTCCCAGGGAATAGTTATTCTATTGGCatctaaaaattatatttacattttcaactgtctttttctgtgatattattacgaatcaattttaaaGGCTATAGCccaatattaatttcataaaggATGAGGGACACAAAATGGgtgtgtcttatagcataacagaaaaacggtattggcctCGCTGCGTAGTAATACTACATTTATAACGATTGGCTGTTCGTTTGCCCTTCAACGCGTTCGCCCTTGACGCTGTCCGCTCTAGTTTACGTTCGCCCTTGACGCCGTCCGCTCTAGTTTACGTTCGCCCTTGACGCCGTCCGCTCTAGTTTACGTTCGCCCTTGACGCCGTCCACTCTAGTTTACGTTCGCCCTTGACGCTGTCCGCTCTTGTTTACGTTCGCCCTTGACGCCGTCTGCTCTAGTTTACGTTCGCCCTTGACGCCGTCCGCTCTAGTTTACGTTCGCCCTTGACGCTGTCCGCTCTAGTTTACGTTCGCCCTTGACGCCGTCCGCTCTAGTTTACGTTCGCCCTTGACGCCGTCCACTCTAGTTAACGTTCGCCCTTGACGCTGTCCGCTCTAGTTTACGTTCGCCCTTGACGCCGTCCGCTCTAGTTTACGTTCACCCTTGACGCCGTTCGCCCTTGGTCCGTTTGCCTTATTTATATATAGGTTTtaataatgtatttatatatttttgtattctgatcaatttaaacattatgaagagatttattaatgaaaacaataccaCCCTTTcccttttttatataataatcaccaattgactGACGGTGACATGATATCGATACAAAAACTTgtgaattgatttatttaatttttttaatgttactacattaaatatttttctgttattattttgtaattattgtaaatttcacctcataatacaacaaaattataattatgaaatctccgtataaccattttaacaagagcttggactttgggtagttgagtCAAACGGCAaagtgacgtaggcctgtctgtttcattgtaggccactcaatcatggctctttgaaatcaacaggatttgtctggcttttgactacgcaatcggtgtatatttcgcttgaaaccagcatcatttttacatgtttttacaattataccaattacgttttttttttatgaaagaaaacataaaatacacgaataattaataaaagtttacaatttttaagttaaaattaaattaaataacttATGATGTGGTTTATCAAAAAACAAGGCGCAAACGATAATTAGAGCGAACGGAACGGACTCGAGCGAACAGGTAGATAGGCGAACGAACCCGATACCCTACAattagtggttttaaaatgttgttttttaaagtgtagaaattggaaaatatataaatataagtaataaggaatcattctttaaggTTAACTGGGTTTAACCAcgaccccgaccgaaattatcacctttaATACTTAAAAagtgattccttattccttataaataaattgcaacaaatactaaatatatatgcatgtctTCCTTTGATACTGTAGTGAACTTATTTAAAGTACAGCAACTATGccaaagtataatatttttttttatcgatgaGACACTAAACCCCTGAAACCCGCTTAACCTCTAAATAACTGTTATAATACTTTTAATTTGATTGCTGGTGCATGTATCGAGAAGATGGTGGTGTATAGGGGTGACATCATGAGAATGATGTGATAATATGTCGTGTGCACAAGAAAACAAGTAGTGCACCGAAGAAAAGTAGTGCACACGGGAAATAAGTAGAAGTGCACGAGATCATAAACTTTTAGCGCACACAAGGTTTTTATTTCTTCTAGAAGGGGACACTAACCCCCTAAATGTTACATGTGTCAtacttaaaatttgataaatgatgTGTTGAGATGATACCATGAGCATGCATGAGATAATGTGGTGTGCGTGAGATACTGTCTCAAAATATTAGCTATATCAAGTTTGGGCCGGACGGTAAGGAGACGTGGCAGAGCCGCAGAGGGCAAGCCGAGCCATCTTCATGTTTTCGACCCATGCAAACCTAACTATCGCTTACATTTCAAGACAGCTgtcatgtatttcattttaatatatacGCCTAATACACCTTTATTATTCAGTAGACTAACTTTGtgccttaaaggggcatggtcacgatttgggtcaaattttatttttctatttctattgtttacaatgcttcagtaaagcatttctaataatcaaataaaatttgagttataaacaaaatacagggCTCACGagtctttgtcatgtaaacaaggctcgtgtcctgtttttatttacataggttcaatataccagtattaaatcttttccagcttatttgttttatctttttatttagtttaagCATGGATAAACAGTTCCTATAACGTTGAACACATCAGTGTTTAACGTAAATTCTcggtaaacatacatgtaggatGTATATATAATCTGGAGTAGAGtctcaaaaatatcatttaaaattggCATGTCAAATGATCAatcttttaacaaacaaaaaaaatcgaattttttttatcaaaagtgtAAAGGCAATCCAGATTTTAAAATGCGAATTAACCACGTTTGAACTAACAACTCATTTGAAATACCCTGGGCATGCGCATTTTGCGAGTCCGGAAGCAAAATTAGTCAGCGGacatattttgtgttttcaaACAATTTACGATGTATTGACTGTAAGAAACCTCAACCATGAAGGGGCTTATAGTTTTTATGTGTGTGATTCTACAAGTGTTTGGCAATGATCCAGATGTCAAAATCGACGAAACCAGTCCTCCTACAAAATTTTTACCGTTCGAGAAAATAATGACGGTGACCAAAAACAGCGACGCTTACCTAACTTGCAAAGTTGAAAACAAACCACCCGACAAAGATGTGGAATGGGTCGGTATACCTATGCAGCCCGGAGCTCCTTTGATTTCCATTTCCAATGGTCCGGATTCCAAAGACCctttcaaatatcaaattgatGTTCCCTCCGCGCTTCAATGGAGATTGAAAATACAAAACGTACAACTAACAGATGAAATGAAATACTACTGTCGGGTGCCCATTGGTGTCCAGAAATATGCTAAAGATGTGCGTACCTTGAAAGTTGTTACAGCACCTCAAATAGCAGATCTTGAAACAGACAGTGATATGACTGTTAAAGTTGGTGATCCTGTATCATTGAAATGCAATGCCACTGGAAGACCCTTTCCAATTGTGAAATGGGAAAAACTTGCTGGAGGTTTGCTACCAACTGGAGGTAGAGAACATAGAGACTATGTTTTGGATCTTGGAAAAGCAAAACCAGAGTATCGTGGATCTTACAAGTGTACAGCACAGAATGAGAAAGGGAAAGCTTCACGTGTTGTTTCAGTAGTGGTGCAGTTTAAACCAATTGCCCGTGCTGTTCAAAATCCAGTACAACAGAAAGTTGGATATCGTAAAGACTTGATGTGTGAATTTGAAGGTTATCCAATCCCCTCTTCACAGCAGGTCGCATGGTCTAAAAATGGTCAACCTATCACGACTGGTGGGAACTACGAAACAACATACATTGAGGGAGCATCTGACAAAGTCCGAATAAAACTTACCATCAAAAGCGTTACCAATGCTGATTTTGGCTATTACCAGTGTATGGGATCCAATGCTGAAGGAAGTGGAAGCACCCAAATAGAACTTCAGTCCTCTAATGTCCCCACTCCTGACTCCACAGGCCAGATTAACGGTGCCGGAATGTTGACATTCAGTATGATCACAATCATGATGTTACTTTCTGTTTGCTTTCTGcataaattttgaaacattggACAAATCTTGCAGCAGAACTTATTCTGATGCTTCAAATGACCAATAAAGCCAAACTATGCAATGTACACTTTTAGATCAACTTTTATAGACTGTACaaattttgactgttatatttcataatttttcatgttttggcAATTTAGCTACCTAAATTGGTTGTAAAGacatgtattttaatacatACTTTAGCATCATTTTTTTGTGTGGTagtgaacatatttttattcattgtgccattaattttttttatcaaaattgagGTATGTTaatctttttgtattttgtacattttcatCATAAAGAACTCAAAGAAAGGCTTAATTTGTgaacatatgatatatataatggCATTGGGAAAAAAACTAAGATCATCAAATGTATCACAAACTTATTTATTCAGTTTGACTCAACGTTTGTTAAGGAAGACTTCCTAGCCCTCAGTTATAACAGATTTTATTCTATAGGAAAATATGAAATCATTGATTTATAGCTTTATACAAGAACAGAAGAAAAAAGAGTATATTTTTCATGTACTTTCAATCTTTCCatataatttcatatttcacGAAGTTGTGATTACTTTTATATTTCACGAAGTTGTGATTTTACTGAGTGCTTTGTAGCAATGCATTCCATTTTTTGCATAAAGGTTTGTGAGAGTATTGGTATACAAGAAGCATATCATTTTATGTACATTCCCATTCATATGGACCACTTTGTGTAATGTGTGCgagaatatttttatacaagATGCATATCATTCATATCAGTGATATAGTATACTGAGTTTTCTAAAtctattttgtatattcatgtATATGGTACTCCTATTTACATTCTGatgatttttatacaatatttaagacattaaataaatttaaagataaataacaggaaaattgtttgtgttttgttttgaataggAGTGCATGGCTTCATGtacatttcatttctttaactttttttttttttctataagaTATAAAGGTAAAGCAATCATTTATGGATCTTAATAGTGTAAAAGTTATTTACATGTGGGGGGAATTTACACAACATGTAGTTACGCAGTAAGCTTTAAACCATGTAAAATAATACCGCATGAATGGTAGAAAAGTCGCAACTTACGTGTGGTTAAAAATGTATCTGCGTATTTAATACCTATGCGTAGTGTTCTACTATATAAAACGCATAGTTAACCAACAACGTAAATAATCACTTTTACAGTAAAGAGGAAATGCCGTTTTTGACAGATAATGCTTTACAACACTATTGAACAGAATAAAATGCCCCATTCGTAAACGACTGAAAAcgtattttaagaaaatttaccCTTTAAAGCTTGttgaatacatatattaaattttcaaatgaataatATTGTACAATGATACACTTGATCCCAaccaaaattttatcaaattcttaAGGCTCTGTCGGTCTTGAAAAACAACTAGGCCTATTTCGCgtgattataaaaattattgattagGCTTTGATTGtcttatgtttaaaaatttatattaatgagaaaattaatgaaaatgttagtgttttttttttaaaaactatttttaaggtatcgCATAGCTAGtgcaattatgacgtcatttttggCATATCAaatatcttcaatcaaatgtcaacaattcaCAATggtaaatttaagaatgtgttcaAACGTACGTAACTAAATACACCTTGTTCAATTTATGCAACAATAATTGCGTGAAATCAGCTATAAATGCTTTTTCACGGGTGCATTGAAATaacgatatttctgacatgcggaCCCATTCGATGATTTACGGTGGTCAGTCATTTTAAGAGGTCAAGATAAAACATTTcgcatgcaatttatttttattagattaatacattatttttcagtccgcaatagcGTTTATGCagtcaaatcgctcatgccgtaaTTTTTGCCTTATACCGGCAGTGTTACATATATATGCGGTATGTCGGTATTTAGAATATgccacatttattaaaaatgtaataaataaataatatagtcattaatatattcattattgaaatgatatatttgaaatatgtaaggacataaatcaaacggTATCCACACATTCTGAAACGgtcattgtgattgttgttagaaggacccattttttattcgggcgatcatttcatttcaatgaaattaaataccatttaaattgtatacaccaattttacttattataacttggcctagatacaagttgagtttaaactaaaatatttatatctaccaaagcataatttcctctatttcttacggaaacttatacaaagttaattcatagctctatcgaaacagccagactgaaatctacacgccctatttatcgattagtcgaaatctacagcggctgagagtgacaggactgaaattgacacgccctgtttatcgattggacTGAACATACAGCGACcttagtaaaatcccggactgcacgaaataatcatgacgatgccagactcaaagtctcacaggagaggatttggctgtttcttttagctaacgtacatTAACGTAcatttgtacattaacagtaatttagtgaattttactaactttctcataatcagtttattaattagttaaataaagatgttaacgcgggttatgtatttttcctgcaatgtcgctacattCATATCCCGGATGAAACAccaaaaaaaagcattttattgtttaattgttttaaaatgtgtcTCCATTCCGCGGGGTGAGGACTAATCGCCGGAATGGCGACGGAATAGACGTAGTGACATGTATAAAAAGGTCGATAACTTGTGTTAGGTATAAGCTATCACCATTCagttttcagttttttaatctGTGGATATAGGGCTATCGAAATCTGTAAAAACTTATTTGATAGGTACATGTTTGATACATAAAACCTTGACCGGAATGAGCTATGATCGCAAAAATTAGCTGCCGGAGTGACGAAGTCGACTTCATAAAACACCTAATATCTCAAAacgtttttaatattttttcattcggaaacgatttttttaatcacaacgACCAGGcctataaaatgtaaaaaaattaaatcgataTCTTTTGATTAAGTATGCAAAACCTTGACCGGAATGGAAATTTGTCGTTAAAAAAGAATGCTGTAATCGTGCAGTCATCTCTAAATAATCACCagtatcataaaaaccattgattaTATTTCCATTCggtcaagatttttttcatccatAGGTATACACCTTTCAGAcaatatatagttttatatatcaaactggatttaaatgctcaaaaccttgaccggaatgaaaattttacactcaaaatttacaaatcttaTTAGATGCACTCAGGTAAAGAAGCCGTACTACAAAAAGGTGTGAACAACACAAGTAATAAAAACATAGGGAGTTTATTAAAACAACGAATTTCAATAGAACAACGCAAATTTAATCACGACAATGGTCAATACATAGCCAATCTGTACATCATTATTTACATCtgcacattttgaatgtttcCAAACATTACAAAGCTTTTTCCCTAATTTAAAATCACAGCCTACCATTTCATCCACCCAAATCTGGAAATCTACAAGAACAACAgcaattaattgttaaaatctTATGTTTTAAAACTGTAATGTCAGGAGTTTGTGATGAATTTGGCGGAAATTGCATAAATAATCCATTTTCTAAACATTCTACAAGATGGCTCCTTATACTTTCTGATTTAAAAGAGGTTTTAGTTTGAAATGAATTATCAGGgttaaaacaaaattctacAAGGTTAGCAATTGCAAATAATCCACAATCATAGCCATTTTCTTGTTGTTGAGAATCTAAAATCTTAATAGGAATAGAAGTCTTATTACGCCCATAAATAAGAGAGAGTTGAATTTCAAGAGATGGAGTGTTTACTGTTTGGTTCTTGCTCTTGCTAAGACTATCTAAAATacaaatttcgttattattattttgaaaagatgttACCCAATGACTTCTACCCGTATGATGTATCTGAACTGAGGTGGTTGAGtatgttcaaattttttatcGCATTTCCATGATTTAGTTTGTTCGTCAAAAATTTTTTAACGGGAATGTCGTCGCAAACATCATCTTGTTCTAACGCGGCGGGCGGCGTCGGAATCCGGAGCTGATATAACTTCCTTGTCGCAATCATTCGGTCGCGGTTTTTTCCTACCGGATTTTTTATCGTTACGTTTCAAACTATTCTTAGACAATAAAACTAAAttataaaggactatgtgcggtatggtcaaatatctgcccccgattttaaccaatttttaaatagtatcgtattaaaataaaatcttcacaaattattgtatagaggatgcctataactataataatgattttagtcatcattgctctttcgctgtgtatctatgacgtcacctaaatggccCAATTCCCACAAATTtgcaaaacaaatgaaaatattctcatttttgctctatattttgcattcggaagtatagagcgcaggtctgctcaagtgcgattttaacatatgtttttcctCAGAtggttatacacattatactaaaatatggtacttgagcaagcctgcgctcgatgtttcccagtcgaaaaaccatcggaaaacacccatattttgctacaaaacatcaatttatcaaaataatgcaatattcatgacgtcatttctacattgtgacgtcactgtggtgataaccttttacacctttatttccaatatgattttaactatctttcaccttattttaaaagctctttctaaaactttgatttttgggggcaaaaattgcataaaaccgcacttagtcctttcgTCTTTTGTCAACTGCTTTGCACTTTTAACACtagttaaaatgtttttcactTGTTTGACGTCGCGAGCGTTCATCACCCCGATGTATTCGGATGTATTCACCACTTGGAACTCTTTTAGCGGCATTTAATTTATCGAATATCTGTGATGGCGACATACCGATTTCGGAATCCTTTTTAATTATCCTTCAATTTTATATATCACAGCTTCCATGGACAAGCTGCTTCTATGTATTTAGCTCTTGTACATTCTTACtcactttgatgtaaacaattaaaatcatCATCCGATCCTAATTATCACGGCTTACACGGACAAGCAgtttttacatataattatataaatagttttGATACATCCTAAATCActttaatgtaaacaattaaatcatCATCACGGCTTCCATGGACAAGcagcttttaattcaattttagcTTTGGTACTGTTCTACTTACTGTGATAAAAGCAtcgttgatatttatttttaataaattatataataactttttaaaagaataaagaaCCAATAACAATTTCTTTATCTTAATTTCGCGTATagattgtttctttttaaaatgatgtttacaAAAGCAGATGTAAGATTATCTACGTATACGAGTTCATGTAgtacatatatgtttttattacatgtgttGTTCACACCTTCCTGTAGTACGGCTTCTTTACCTGAGCGATACCTGAGCGcattaataaaatttgtaaattttgagtgtaaaattttcattccggtcaaggttttgagcatttaaatctagtttgatatataaaactatatattatcTGAAAGGTGTATACCCATGGATGAAAAAAACCGTGACcgaatgaaaatataatcaatggtttttatgatactGGTGATTATTTAGAGATGACTGCACGATTACAGCATTCTTTTTTAACGACAAATTTCCATTCCGGTCAAGGTTTTGCATACTAAATCAAAAGAtatcgatttaatttttttacattttataggCCTGGTcgttgtgattaaaaaaaatcgtttccgaatgaaaaaatattaaaaactttttgagatattaggtgTTTTATGAAGTCGACTTCGTCATTCCGGCAGCTGATTTTTGCGACCATAGCTCATTCCGGTCAAGGTTTTATGTATCAAACATGTACCTATCAAATAAGTTTTTACATATTTCGATAGCCCTCTATCCACAGATCAAAAAACTGAAAACTGAATGGTGATAGCTTATACCTAACACAAGTTATCGACCTTCTTATACATGTCACTACGTCTATTCCGTCGCCATTCCGGCGAATAGACCTGCCCATTCCCCGGCGTATCATAACCTAGATCATGTGGGTGATCATGACGGAGTTACGTTCATAAGTTATGATGGCAAGTGTGATAAATAACGTTTCAGGTTATATGTAGTGATTGCAAAAgataaaaaccgcaaaaaataatttacagagaaacgcgcaatgttttctgcttatggtgacggagtttgggtactcgggggTAAAAGTGAGCTATTTCATTTATTTGGCTAGTAAGCATGTTTTATATCAATAAGTACAATAAGGTGTCAAAGTACTCCATTAGAATAACAGAGGGATTAACTATTTTATCATGTACTTAAcgaaaagaataaaaaaaacaaaatttattatttttgtaacgCAAGTATTCCGGAAATATTACGTTTTAAAACTAGTATTTTTGTTGGGGTCATGCAAACGTTTTCATTTGCTGAAATAAAAAGTAGACAGATCATGTGATAGGcctgtaggattttttttttttttgccatttaggtattaaaaataatgttgacatttgttcatttgtttcaGAGATAACGTTAAAATGCCATTAGACACAAGGCTGACGTTTTTGATAGTTTTGTTCTTCAATACGTTCCCCGTGCAAGGAAAAAGCAGCCAACCACATATTTTGTTCGTCCTAGCAGACGATTTTGGTTATAACGACATTGGGTATCATGGTTCTGAGATAAAAACACCGAATTTGGATAAGCTTGCTGGAGATGGTATTATATTGGAGAATTACTACGTGCAGCCGATCTGTACACCAACAAGGAGTCAACTTCTCTCTGGCAGATATCAGGTAATTATGAACACAAATCTcagaaatcattaattttttttcattggttTACTTTCTTtcaaggtggggggggggggggggtgacaataaaataaagacatATTTAGGCACTGCAGAAGTCAACTGCTGGTAGAACTCCTTTACTTATAAAGTGTGTTATTGCTTTTTCTCTTCATTTCATGTGCTTAATTATTATAGCTCACTTGGTGTATGAATACAAATCAagattgtttaaaacaaaaacaattgtaaaggatatTTCATTGTCACATTTTTAGGAAACCTTTCTTAAATCAGCACAAACTCATTCATTTAGTAATTAGGACAGtttcataattatttgataGTATATTTTAGTATCTGCATGCATGACACTGTCCATCtgaataaacatacatgtatattactggTAACCTTTTCAATGGACCTAGCCTCTTCATCctcattaaatcataagacCTCAAGGATCAACAATCTGGGTTTTTCTAATCCCTTGCAGGACATTAAACTATACCAACTGAGCTATGTTTGAACTTTGAATGACCTGACGCATCTCAAGTACCAGTGTTTACAggagtaaaaaattaaacagcCAAAACTGTCATTCTGGAATTTCCTATTTACTGGTACTTGATGAATATTCATGttacattatttaaattttaaaaccaagtgtgcattaatattcaatatattttgtcGAGTTTAGATACACACAGGTCTTCAGCATGGTATCATTTGGCCCTCACAACCAAATGGATTGCCTCTGGACAGCCCAATACTGCCACAGAAACTGAAGGAAGTGGGATACTCAACACATGCTGTAGGGAAATGGCATGTTGGTTTTTACAAGAAAGAATATCTACCAACCAGCAGAGGATTTGACTCTTACTTTGGTAAATATCTGTAGTAGAAAAGGATAAATAAgcatataaatacatttaaaacatgGCTGGACCAGAAATCGAACTAGGACCCCTGCACCTCTAATCAGGAGCTCTGCTACTGagttacacatacatgtatccaCGGTCTTTATAGCACTATACATTCCTCCCTCCTTATATTGTCTTCAACCCAGAAGTTCACCCTGTCAGCACTTATTATATGAAACATTGCCTGAACAAGAAAGGCCACAGCACCATCTGTACCAGTTATATTGAAATACCtggtatacatttatatatgtacCATATTGTTACAATTTATCAAACTATAGAAGCAGCGTACATCGCAGGCTGTCCTTAGTAAATGACAAAATCCTACTCTCAGGTGAGGCTGCAAGGCCCGCTGATCAGGTAAGCAGCGGACATTGCAAGCCACCCTGAGTAAATGACAAAATCCCACTCTTGGATTTGTGTAAACATACTTTAAACTTTTTGATGGAAAATGTTAACGTTTCAAAGCAtttcaatattcattttgatttgtCAGAGTTTTTGAATGCTGCCACTGTACcagtatatacatatacttttgCAAAAGGTTTATTAATCTCATATGTTCATGCATACAAGAA from Crassostrea angulata isolate pt1a10 chromosome 7, ASM2561291v2, whole genome shotgun sequence includes:
- the LOC128191901 gene encoding calcium load-activated calcium channel-like produces the protein MLSDCLLIVFISICTALLGEGLTWLLVYRTEKYKKLKAEVEKQSKKLEKKKEGGESSDRSQKKKLERQEERLKNHNRDLSFVKMKSMFAIGFAFTALLSMFNSIFDGRVVAKMPFVPISLLQGISHRNLGGDDYSDCSFIFLYILCTMSIRQNVQKLLGLAPSRAASKQGGGLFATPGQLNTR
- the LOC128156497 gene encoding lachesin-like, yielding MKGLIVFMCVILQVFGNDPDVKIDETSPPTKFLPFEKIMTVTKNSDAYLTCKVENKPPDKDVEWVGIPMQPGAPLISISNGPDSKDPFKYQIDVPSALQWRLKIQNVQLTDEMKYYCRVPIGVQKYAKDVRTLKVVTAPQIADLETDSDMTVKVGDPVSLKCNATGRPFPIVKWEKLAGGLLPTGGREHRDYVLDLGKAKPEYRGSYKCTAQNEKGKASRVVSVVVQFKPIARAVQNPVQQKVGYRKDLMCEFEGYPIPSSQQVAWSKNGQPITTGGNYETTYIEGASDKVRIKLTIKSVTNADFGYYQCMGSNAEGSGSTQIELQSSNVPTPDSTGQINGAGMLTFSMITIMMLLSVCFLHKF